A part of Candidatus Deferrimicrobium borealis genomic DNA contains:
- a CDS encoding aminotransferase class I/II-fold pyridoxal phosphate-dependent enzyme yields MGAAERELLVDAFDSNWIAPLGPHVDAFEREFCETVGVPHAAALSSGTAALHLALLMLGVGPGDEVIVSSFTFAATANAVMYVGATPVFIDSVPVNWAMDPGLLGDELEVASKRGKPPKAVIVVDLYGQCADYDPILETCARYGVSVVEDAAEALGARYRGKPAGSFGKMAVFSFNGNKIITTSGGGMLVSEDAALVERARYLSTQARDPAPHYQHSVIGYNYRMSNLLAAVGRGQLRVLGDRVARKRDIFHFYQRALADLPGISFMPIAGYGEPNYWITCILVDPARFGSTREDIRRVLEKENIESRPVWKPMHLQPVFRDCRVRGGSVSEKIFRDGLCLPSGTVLTDLELERVAGIVRTACNG; encoded by the coding sequence ATGGGGGCGGCCGAGCGGGAATTGTTGGTCGATGCTTTCGACTCGAACTGGATCGCCCCGTTGGGACCCCACGTGGACGCCTTCGAGCGGGAGTTCTGTGAAACCGTCGGGGTACCACACGCCGCTGCCCTTTCCAGCGGGACGGCGGCCCTCCATCTGGCACTCCTGATGCTGGGCGTTGGCCCGGGGGACGAAGTCATCGTTTCCTCTTTCACATTCGCAGCTACGGCGAATGCCGTAATGTACGTGGGTGCAACCCCGGTCTTCATCGACAGCGTTCCGGTCAACTGGGCCATGGATCCCGGCCTCCTGGGGGATGAACTTGAGGTTGCCTCGAAGCGGGGGAAACCTCCCAAAGCGGTGATTGTGGTCGACCTGTACGGCCAGTGCGCGGATTACGACCCGATCCTTGAGACGTGCGCGAGGTACGGGGTATCGGTGGTGGAAGATGCCGCTGAGGCCCTCGGGGCACGCTACCGGGGGAAGCCGGCGGGGTCGTTCGGGAAGATGGCGGTGTTCTCCTTCAACGGGAACAAGATCATCACGACGTCCGGCGGCGGGATGCTCGTATCCGAAGACGCGGCCCTCGTCGAAAGGGCGCGGTACCTCTCGACCCAGGCGCGCGACCCGGCGCCGCATTATCAACATAGTGTGATAGGTTATAACTATCGAATGAGCAACCTGCTGGCCGCCGTTGGCCGGGGGCAGTTACGGGTGCTGGGGGACAGGGTGGCGAGGAAGCGGGACATCTTCCATTTCTATCAGCGTGCCCTCGCTGATCTGCCCGGCATCTCCTTCATGCCGATCGCAGGATACGGGGAACCGAATTATTGGATCACTTGCATCCTTGTTGACCCGGCCCGGTTCGGCTCAACAAGGGAAGATATCCGGCGGGTGCTCGAAAAGGAGAACATCGAATCCCGTCCAGTGTGGAAGCCGATGCACCTGCAGCCTGTCTTCAGGGATTGCCGGGTGAGAGGCGGATCGGTTTCAGAAAAGATCTTTCGGGATGGCCTGTGTCTTCCCAGCGGGACGGTGTTGACCGATTTGGAACTTGAGCGGGTTGCGGGGATCGTTCGAACCGCCTGCAATGGATAG
- a CDS encoding acetyltransferase, producing MPERFAVVGAGGHAKVVVDALLASGHEVLGFYDDNPALLRAEPIPGVKVLGDTKGLPAGLGKGNIVVILAIGENRVRCRLSRRFSLPYGVARAPSAVLGRGVRIGKGSMILPTATVNIDTVIGGHVILNTSCSVDHDCTIGDFVHIAPGAHLGGGVVVGEGTFLGLGSGVIPGIRIGRWSVIGAGAVVTKDIPDNCTAVGVPAKVIKSRGEGWHLA from the coding sequence ATGCCTGAACGTTTCGCGGTCGTCGGTGCCGGTGGCCACGCCAAGGTGGTGGTGGACGCGTTGCTCGCGTCCGGACATGAAGTCCTGGGGTTCTATGATGACAATCCGGCATTGCTCAGGGCGGAACCGATACCGGGCGTGAAGGTGCTGGGGGACACAAAGGGTCTGCCCGCAGGTTTGGGAAAGGGAAATATCGTGGTCATCCTGGCAATCGGCGAGAACCGTGTGCGTTGCCGGTTGTCGAGGCGGTTTTCCCTGCCGTATGGAGTTGCTCGCGCTCCCTCTGCTGTGCTCGGACGCGGCGTCCGGATCGGGAAGGGAAGCATGATCCTTCCGACTGCGACGGTGAACATAGACACCGTCATCGGAGGGCATGTGATTCTGAACACATCCTGTTCCGTCGATCACGACTGCACCATCGGGGATTTCGTCCACATCGCCCCGGGGGCTCATCTGGGAGGGGGAGTGGTTGTGGGGGAGGGAACGTTCCTCGGGCTTGGGTCGGGGGTGATCCCGGGAATTCGGATCGGTCGCTGGTCCGTGATCGGAGCAGGGGCGGTTGTGACAAAGGATATCCCCGACAACTGCACCGCCGTCGGCGTTCCCGCGAAAGTCATCAAGAGCCGCGGGGAAGGGTGGCACCTGGCGTGA
- a CDS encoding sugar transferase, translating into MLDLFLSLFGLVVLSPVLLLIVFLVRLRLGSPVLFRQVRPGFGGSPFTLLKFRTMRDMRNREGNLLPDEARLSGFGVLLRRLSFDELPELINVLKGDMSLVGPRPLLVQYLDRYTPVQARRHEVKPGITGWAQINGRNAITWEEKFSLDVWYVDNRSFRLDLKILAMTAWKVLKREGISAEGEATMPEFMGTASTGGKGENA; encoded by the coding sequence ATGTTGGACCTGTTTCTCTCCTTGTTCGGTCTCGTCGTACTTTCCCCTGTGCTTCTTCTCATCGTTTTTCTGGTGCGTTTGCGGCTCGGGTCCCCGGTTCTTTTCCGCCAGGTCCGGCCCGGATTCGGCGGCAGTCCGTTTACGCTGCTAAAATTCCGCACGATGCGGGATATGCGGAACCGTGAGGGGAATCTCCTTCCGGACGAGGCTCGGCTTTCCGGCTTCGGCGTGCTCTTGCGTCGGCTGAGTTTCGACGAACTTCCGGAACTAATCAACGTTCTGAAAGGCGACATGAGCCTTGTCGGCCCACGGCCTCTCCTCGTCCAGTATCTGGATCGTTACACGCCGGTGCAGGCCCGGCGGCACGAGGTGAAGCCGGGAATCACAGGGTGGGCGCAGATCAACGGGCGGAATGCGATTACTTGGGAGGAGAAATTTTCCCTGGACGTCTGGTACGTAGACAACCGATCTTTCCGGCTGGACCTGAAGATTCTGGCCATGACCGCATGGAAGGTGCTGAAGCGGGAAGGGATCAGCGCAGAGGGGGAGGCCACGATGCCGGAATTCATGGGGACTGCCTCTACCGGCGGGAAGGGTGAAAATGCCTGA
- a CDS encoding glycosyltransferase family 4 protein, translated as MGKILGRSEKIDMKIVLLNQSVGPLFRELAEDLAKVWSPSLLYAGHPHTEVSTGNDSLVIRAGPEYDRRSNLKRFFSWLCYFFSALWVVACQSHGALLFIVSNPPFLGLIGLFYKLVRGQKYVVLVYDIYPDLLLRLGTIRRGFISRTWEFLNHIVLENADLVFTIGEDLASLLEEKYDLGKTKAQRAVVVPNWADVASIRPIAKADNWFAKKHGQLGKITVLYSGNMGNSHDIESILEVASELRENNLVHFLFIGEGAKWPLVERTKAGKNLRNITLLPFQPEEVLPFSIPTGDIGVVAYQHGTERCIVPSKAYYYMASGLVPLVVSGKETDLGKMVVDRRCGVAVQNRDIEVMKQAILTLSADTELLQQYKKVARKTAEEYFSRNNTARYVETIRRYDCIL; from the coding sequence ATGGGAAAAATTCTCGGGCGCAGTGAAAAAATCGATATGAAAATTGTGCTGCTAAACCAGTCGGTGGGTCCGCTTTTCCGCGAACTGGCAGAGGACCTCGCGAAGGTTTGGTCGCCATCACTCCTCTATGCCGGTCACCCACATACAGAAGTTTCCACCGGAAACGACAGCCTCGTTATCAGGGCTGGTCCTGAATATGACCGTCGGAGCAACCTGAAGAGGTTTTTCTCTTGGTTATGCTATTTTTTCAGTGCATTATGGGTAGTGGCTTGCCAGTCCCATGGAGCGTTGCTGTTTATCGTTTCAAACCCTCCTTTCCTTGGCCTGATTGGCCTCTTCTACAAGCTGGTGCGGGGCCAGAAATACGTGGTTCTGGTCTACGACATCTACCCCGATTTGCTTCTCCGTCTTGGCACAATTCGCCGCGGGTTCATCTCCCGCACTTGGGAGTTTCTGAACCACATCGTTCTTGAAAATGCCGATCTCGTCTTCACAATCGGGGAGGATTTGGCCAGTCTTCTTGAGGAGAAGTATGATCTCGGAAAAACCAAAGCACAGAGGGCCGTAGTCGTTCCCAACTGGGCGGATGTTGCCTCCATTAGGCCCATCGCGAAGGCGGACAATTGGTTTGCCAAGAAACACGGGCAATTGGGAAAAATAACCGTCCTCTATTCAGGTAATATGGGAAATTCTCACGATATAGAAAGCATCCTTGAGGTTGCTTCGGAACTCAGGGAGAACAACCTGGTCCATTTTTTGTTTATCGGCGAAGGCGCAAAGTGGCCTCTTGTGGAGAGAACGAAGGCGGGAAAAAACCTGCGGAACATTACACTGCTCCCCTTTCAACCGGAAGAGGTCCTCCCGTTTTCCATACCGACCGGCGATATCGGGGTTGTCGCCTACCAACACGGAACGGAACGCTGCATCGTTCCGAGCAAGGCCTATTATTACATGGCCTCCGGACTCGTCCCACTAGTTGTTTCCGGCAAGGAAACCGATTTGGGGAAAATGGTAGTAGACCGGCGGTGTGGAGTGGCGGTACAGAATCGGGATATTGAGGTAATGAAACAGGCGATCCTGACTCTTAGTGCTGATACGGAATTGCTCCAGCAATATAAGAAGGTAGCGCGAAAAACCGCAGAGGAATACTTTTCGAGGAACAACACGGCGCGGTATGTCGAGACCATCAGGCGTTATGATTGTATCCTTTGA
- a CDS encoding glycosyltransferase family 2 protein produces MTNISNVKDRRSAGAAVQPRVSVCLASHNGGKFIREQVESILSELSPMDEVIVCDDCSTDATCSIIMSFNDPRIKLLINNKNIGYVKNFEKALSLAKGKFIFLSDQDDIWVAGKVEKVLAAFQKDHDITLVYHNLESVDAFGKVLHGKFPKYSEGAINSFTFLIRQLFKAQIFGCACCLSRRRLDSLFPFPASVYAHDHWISVWAAVNGRIFFLNDVLAKHRKHDSNLSPEKHLSYKTIFKFRNYLTLQIIIAIYRRVLG; encoded by the coding sequence ATGACGAATATTTCTAACGTCAAAGACCGACGTTCTGCGGGTGCGGCAGTGCAACCTAGAGTTTCGGTCTGCCTTGCTTCACATAATGGAGGAAAATTTATACGTGAACAGGTGGAATCTATCCTTTCTGAGTTGAGTCCAATGGATGAGGTTATAGTTTGCGATGACTGCTCTACCGATGCAACTTGCTCTATTATTATGTCTTTCAACGATCCTAGAATTAAGCTACTAATTAATAATAAAAATATTGGGTACGTTAAAAATTTCGAAAAAGCGTTGTCACTCGCAAAGGGTAAGTTTATATTTCTATCAGATCAAGATGATATCTGGGTTGCAGGGAAAGTAGAGAAAGTTCTCGCTGCTTTTCAGAAAGACCATGATATTACGCTTGTTTACCATAATCTTGAATCAGTGGATGCTTTTGGAAAAGTGTTGCATGGGAAATTTCCTAAATACTCCGAAGGCGCGATAAATTCTTTTACATTTTTGATTCGTCAATTATTTAAGGCACAGATATTTGGGTGTGCTTGTTGTTTGAGCCGCAGAAGATTGGATAGTTTATTTCCGTTTCCAGCATCAGTCTATGCACATGATCACTGGATTTCTGTTTGGGCAGCAGTAAATGGGCGTATTTTCTTTCTTAATGATGTACTTGCAAAGCATCGGAAGCATGACTCTAATCTTTCTCCGGAAAAACATCTATCTTATAAAACCATCTTTAAATTTAGAAATTATTTAACTTTACAAATCATTATAGCAATATACAGACGGGTATTGGGATAG
- a CDS encoding AglZ/HisF2 family acetamidino modification protein gives MLRTRVIPCLLLNDESLVKTVKFGAYTYIGDPVNTVRIFNELEVDELVFLDITASRQSRRPNFKILEDIANECFMPLAYGGGVCDIEDVGRIFGIGFEKVVINSHAVESPDFIRRVADKFGSQSVIGSIDARKNLWGRYEVFTHGGTKKDSRNPLEWAQELERLGAGELLLTSMDQDGTWAGFDIKLTASVTSKVQIPVIANGGAGTVRHIGDVVRKGGASAAAVGSIVVFQGNGLGVLVSFPSKQELKDCLA, from the coding sequence ATGCTGCGAACCCGCGTAATCCCCTGCTTGTTGCTGAATGACGAAAGTCTCGTCAAGACGGTCAAGTTCGGCGCCTACACCTACATCGGCGATCCGGTCAATACGGTGCGGATCTTCAATGAGCTGGAAGTGGACGAACTCGTTTTTCTGGACATCACCGCCAGCCGGCAATCCCGCAGACCGAACTTCAAGATACTTGAAGACATCGCCAACGAATGCTTCATGCCCCTGGCCTATGGCGGCGGGGTCTGCGACATCGAGGATGTGGGCAGGATCTTCGGCATCGGCTTCGAAAAAGTTGTCATCAACAGTCATGCCGTCGAGTCACCGGATTTCATCCGCCGGGTGGCGGACAAGTTCGGCTCACAGAGCGTCATCGGCTCGATAGACGCACGGAAAAACCTGTGGGGACGATACGAGGTCTTCACCCACGGGGGGACCAAAAAGGACTCCAGAAATCCCTTGGAATGGGCGCAAGAGCTCGAGCGGCTCGGCGCGGGAGAACTGCTGCTGACCTCCATGGATCAGGACGGCACTTGGGCCGGTTTCGACATCAAGCTGACGGCGTCGGTCACTTCGAAGGTGCAAATACCGGTGATCGCCAACGGTGGCGCGGGGACGGTCAGACATATAGGGGATGTGGTCAGGAAAGGGGGAGCCTCGGCCGCGGCTGTGGGTAGCATCGTGGTGTTTCAAGGCAATGGACTGGGTGTATTGGTGAGTTTCCCCAGCAAGCAGGAACTGAAGGATTGTCTGGCTTGA
- the hisH gene encoding imidazole glycerol phosphate synthase subunit HisH has translation MLTIVDYGMGNLGSIVNMFRKIGVQAVVTAEPIGIERADKLLLPGVGAFDAAMTRIKQQGLLDLLNRKAMVEKVPILGICLGMQLLTDSSEEGTLPGLGWIPARTLAFKGRLDTARFKVPHMGWNIVEKHTESPLTAGFESFEEVRFYFVHSYFVKCDDDRHSILKTAYGLRFDSAIQDGNIYGAQFHPEKSHTFGMQLFRNFARL, from the coding sequence ATGCTCACCATCGTCGACTACGGCATGGGCAATCTAGGCTCGATCGTCAACATGTTCAGGAAGATCGGTGTGCAGGCCGTGGTGACGGCGGAGCCTATCGGAATCGAACGGGCCGACAAACTCCTGCTGCCCGGCGTGGGAGCGTTCGATGCGGCCATGACCCGAATCAAGCAGCAGGGATTACTGGATTTGCTGAATAGAAAAGCCATGGTCGAGAAGGTGCCGATCCTGGGGATCTGTCTCGGCATGCAGCTCCTTACCGACTCGAGCGAAGAAGGGACTCTGCCCGGCCTGGGGTGGATCCCTGCAAGGACCTTGGCATTCAAGGGGCGTCTCGACACCGCTCGCTTCAAGGTGCCCCACATGGGGTGGAACATCGTCGAGAAGCACACCGAAAGCCCTCTGACCGCCGGATTCGAGTCGTTCGAGGAGGTCCGCTTCTACTTTGTCCACTCCTATTTCGTGAAGTGCGACGATGACCGGCATTCCATCCTGAAGACCGCGTACGGCCTCCGCTTCGATTCCGCCATTCAGGACGGGAACATCTACGGTGCCCAATTTCATCCGGAGAAAAGCCATACCTTCGGGATGCAGCTCTTCCGAAATTTTGCACGGTTGTGA
- a CDS encoding N-acetyl sugar amidotransferase yields the protein MIVCSRCIYDERVPSISFDENGVCNYCAMVDNLKGQYATGTPAGEAKLAEIVEQIKRDGKGKKYDCVVGVSGGTDSSYMLYKAVEWGLRPLAVHFDNTWNSAISTENIRKVLKKLNVDLFTYVVDNKEVDDLFKSFFLAGVPEIDAPTDLALAEVLYRAASKYGVKYILEGHSFLTEGISPLGNIYVDGKYISSVHKQFGSMPMKTYPLMHFAAFMKWILLKRIKKIRPFWYMAYSKEGARAFLENEYGWQYYGGHHLENRMTAFNHSYYLPVKFGVDLRNLSLAAAARRGQINREEALRRYAEPPYMEVDLLEYFKKRLGLRDEEFERVMRRPPKSYRDYPTYKSLFEKLRPFFYVMAKMDLVPMSFYIKYTSKTGV from the coding sequence GTGATTGTTTGCAGCCGATGCATATACGATGAACGTGTTCCAAGCATTTCTTTTGACGAAAACGGTGTATGCAACTACTGCGCGATGGTCGACAACCTCAAAGGGCAGTACGCGACCGGCACTCCGGCTGGCGAAGCCAAGTTGGCCGAGATCGTCGAGCAGATCAAGCGCGATGGCAAGGGGAAGAAATACGACTGCGTTGTGGGGGTCAGTGGAGGGACTGACTCCTCGTACATGCTCTACAAGGCCGTCGAATGGGGGCTGCGCCCTCTTGCGGTCCACTTCGACAACACATGGAACAGCGCCATCTCCACCGAGAATATCCGCAAAGTGCTCAAAAAGCTGAATGTGGACTTGTTCACCTATGTGGTAGATAACAAGGAAGTCGATGATCTGTTCAAGTCATTCTTTCTGGCAGGGGTTCCGGAAATAGATGCTCCGACCGATCTGGCCCTTGCTGAAGTCCTCTATCGTGCCGCGAGTAAATATGGCGTCAAATATATTCTGGAAGGACACTCTTTTCTGACGGAAGGGATTTCGCCACTTGGTAATATTTACGTTGACGGAAAATACATAAGCTCCGTACACAAACAGTTCGGGTCCATGCCGATGAAAACCTATCCGCTCATGCATTTTGCTGCCTTTATGAAATGGATACTGCTCAAGCGGATTAAAAAGATTAGGCCATTCTGGTACATGGCTTACTCCAAGGAGGGTGCACGGGCGTTTTTGGAAAATGAGTACGGTTGGCAATACTACGGCGGGCATCACCTGGAAAACCGCATGACCGCCTTCAACCACAGCTACTACCTGCCGGTTAAGTTCGGAGTGGACCTACGCAACCTGAGCCTGGCCGCCGCAGCCCGCAGGGGACAGATAAACCGCGAGGAGGCACTACGCCGGTATGCTGAGCCTCCCTACATGGAAGTTGACCTGCTGGAGTATTTCAAGAAGCGTCTCGGCCTGAGAGACGAGGAGTTCGAGCGCGTGATGCGTCGTCCGCCCAAGAGTTACCGCGATTATCCCACCTACAAATCGCTCTTCGAGAAGCTCCGCCCGTTCTTCTACGTCATGGCCAAGATGGACCTGGTTCCGATGAGTTTCTACATCAAGTACACCTCGAAAACGGGTGTCTGA
- a CDS encoding ATP-grasp domain-containing protein encodes MGISDKIAVLVTGVGGGGNGEQILKALRMAENKYEIIGCDISRYSKGLKFVDIPYVVPRANDLPYLGTLLEICRKHGVKALIPGSEPELLFLSRNREKILEEKIFLPINPEQVIETCMNKSKTFEFFEKNKFLFPKTKVLRILDDARAWDIFPAILKPSVGSGGSAHTYITQNQDELAMLSKYMLEGDICPEIVIQEYVGTPDSEYTVGVLFDMDGNFINSIAVKRDLDSALSRRIRVPNRTGSGKFGPYLVVSSGISQGEIGPFPEVTSQCEKIGRQLGARGPINVQCRMHKGDVYVFEINPRFSGTTSLRAMVGYNEPDLLIRKHLMGEDILPRFKYKSGIIMRGLDETFFDTKEDIFLA; translated from the coding sequence ATGGGAATATCTGATAAAATAGCCGTATTGGTTACCGGAGTTGGTGGCGGTGGCAATGGAGAGCAGATTCTCAAAGCTCTGCGAATGGCAGAAAACAAGTATGAGATAATCGGCTGTGACATTTCCCGCTACAGCAAGGGACTTAAATTTGTAGATATACCGTATGTTGTACCAAGGGCCAACGATCTACCATATCTTGGAACCCTTCTTGAAATCTGCAGAAAACACGGTGTAAAAGCGTTGATCCCTGGATCTGAACCGGAATTGCTATTTTTAAGTAGAAATCGTGAAAAGATTCTTGAAGAGAAAATATTCCTGCCGATAAACCCTGAGCAGGTGATTGAAACGTGCATGAATAAAAGCAAGACCTTCGAATTTTTCGAAAAGAATAAATTTCTTTTCCCAAAGACGAAGGTGCTAAGGATACTTGATGACGCAAGGGCGTGGGATATTTTTCCGGCAATACTGAAACCATCCGTGGGCAGCGGGGGGAGTGCGCACACCTACATTACCCAGAATCAAGATGAGTTGGCAATGCTCTCCAAATACATGTTGGAAGGCGATATCTGCCCTGAAATTGTCATTCAGGAGTATGTCGGCACACCAGATTCCGAGTACACAGTCGGGGTTCTGTTTGATATGGATGGCAATTTTATCAATTCTATTGCCGTAAAGCGCGATCTTGACTCCGCTCTCAGCAGGAGGATCCGTGTTCCGAACCGGACGGGATCCGGAAAGTTTGGACCATACCTCGTCGTCAGCAGTGGGATATCACAGGGAGAAATCGGCCCGTTTCCTGAAGTGACCTCCCAATGCGAAAAAATAGGCCGTCAACTAGGCGCGCGAGGTCCGATTAATGTTCAATGCCGTATGCACAAGGGTGACGTTTATGTCTTTGAAATTAATCCTAGGTTCTCAGGCACCACATCACTAAGGGCAATGGTCGGATACAACGAGCCCGATCTCCTGATCAGGAAACATCTGATGGGAGAAGACATTCTACCCCGATTCAAATATAAATCCGGCATTATCATGAGGGGACTCGATGAGACCTTCTTCGACACAAAAGAAGATATCTTCTTAGCATAG
- a CDS encoding metallophosphoesterase family protein: protein MEMMRAMELDGCFFLGDAIGYMPGGVEVIQLLTQEKIPCIMGNHEAMATGLLPLTEDRDRIYRIRPLLANMPPSLLTRIKNSWPASKTLNVLGKKILMVHGRPSAPLHGYLHKNDQPSPEETKGFDVIVMGHTHRPFIQQFGRTLVINSGSCGLPRDIGNSPSFAVYDVQSAMAKILRFKLDIKSVINTWPLDSVHKSVISCMHRGHEKEEHGNI, encoded by the coding sequence ATGGAAATGATGAGGGCAATGGAACTTGATGGATGTTTTTTCCTCGGAGATGCAATCGGTTATATGCCTGGTGGTGTTGAAGTTATACAACTATTGACCCAGGAAAAAATACCCTGCATCATGGGCAACCATGAAGCCATGGCAACCGGCCTGTTACCGTTAACGGAAGATAGAGATCGCATCTACAGGATCAGACCGCTTCTGGCAAATATGCCGCCATCACTTTTGACCCGCATAAAAAACTCGTGGCCTGCCTCTAAAACTCTGAATGTACTAGGGAAGAAAATTCTCATGGTCCATGGTCGGCCATCGGCCCCTTTGCATGGCTATCTGCATAAAAATGATCAACCGTCACCCGAAGAGACCAAAGGGTTTGATGTAATTGTCATGGGACATACCCATCGGCCATTTATACAGCAGTTTGGTAGAACCTTGGTAATAAATTCCGGCTCATGTGGCCTTCCCAGGGACATCGGCAATTCCCCCAGTTTTGCAGTTTATGATGTTCAAAGCGCTATGGCTAAAATTCTCCGTTTTAAACTGGATATAAAGAGTGTGATAAACACCTGGCCCTTAGATTCAGTCCATAAATCAGTTATCTCATGCATGCACAGGGGACACGAGAAAGAAGAACATGGGAATATCTGA
- a CDS encoding NAD(P)-dependent oxidoreductase, with translation MGAVIVTGASGFIGNATARALCRKDCHVICIHFPHASARDIPGAESLIADLSAPQTWEQLCTYRPEAVLHIAAAVPASFEREATILAATANRIIDRQVISFCEKVGARLVYASSTSVSRIDGDYKDNAYALQKAETEDLIDRAHLKSKCSLRINSPYGPGQVLRTVLKLFVEAAINNEPLYYFGTGSRTQDFIHVEDVASAIIAAYETHATGIFNVATGISVSMKDLAHLVVSLVPGCTSQVLSAGKDDPDENYRAEYDISATTKYLNWRPIYSLQEGITDMLKPLRPAR, from the coding sequence ATGGGTGCTGTCATCGTCACAGGAGCGAGTGGTTTTATTGGCAATGCAACTGCACGAGCTCTATGCCGCAAAGACTGCCATGTGATCTGCATTCATTTTCCGCACGCTTCCGCAAGAGATATCCCGGGAGCTGAATCCCTCATTGCCGACCTAAGTGCCCCGCAGACATGGGAACAATTATGTACATATCGACCAGAGGCTGTCCTACATATTGCAGCGGCAGTACCTGCATCATTCGAAAGGGAAGCAACTATATTAGCAGCAACAGCTAACAGGATTATTGATCGACAGGTAATATCATTTTGTGAAAAGGTCGGCGCCAGACTGGTATACGCAAGCAGCACGAGCGTTTCGAGGATTGATGGTGACTATAAAGACAATGCCTACGCACTTCAGAAAGCGGAAACAGAGGATCTAATCGACAGGGCGCACCTGAAATCAAAGTGCTCCCTTAGAATAAACTCCCCCTATGGTCCTGGCCAGGTACTCCGGACAGTCCTGAAGCTTTTTGTCGAAGCGGCAATAAATAATGAACCGCTTTATTATTTTGGGACAGGATCGCGGACGCAGGACTTCATTCATGTCGAAGATGTAGCGAGTGCCATTATCGCAGCATATGAAACACATGCAACCGGCATATTCAACGTTGCGACCGGGATTTCCGTCTCGATGAAAGATCTTGCCCATTTGGTCGTAAGCCTGGTTCCGGGGTGCACATCCCAGGTTCTTTCTGCCGGGAAAGACGATCCCGATGAAAATTATCGGGCGGAATACGATATTTCCGCCACGACGAAATACCTCAACTGGAGACCGATATATTCACTTCAAGAAGGCATTACAGACATGTTGAAACCCTTGCGGCCCGCACGATGA
- a CDS encoding DegT/DnrJ/EryC1/StrS family aminotransferase: MIRLVKPYISFEEVEAEFREIFESGWFTRGRHVAAFAEGIRRYTGARHAFLTTSATTALWMCLRLLEIGPGDEVIVSDFSFPATANVVEDVGATPVFADVSLETFNMLPEEVERKITPRTRAVIFVDALGNPSGIHAIKEICRNHGIPLVEDAACAIGSGENGVRCGNIADLTCFSFHPRKLLTTGEGGAITTNHDGQAKRLEIKLAHGAVVENGKTDFVDYGYNFRLSELQAVMGIKQLAKLDAIVRDRHLIRDAYDQALEPLGFRGQRTTEGVVHNVQSLVFRVTVGGDRDELIAKLKDKGVETTLGTYCLSGTRYYRSKYRDVQPNAMRLQETTITLPFEEKHSIL, from the coding sequence TTGATCAGGCTCGTCAAGCCCTACATTTCCTTCGAAGAGGTCGAGGCCGAATTCCGCGAGATATTCGAGAGCGGCTGGTTTACCCGGGGAAGGCATGTCGCAGCCTTCGCGGAGGGGATCCGGCGCTACACCGGCGCCCGGCATGCCTTTCTGACCACCTCGGCAACGACGGCGTTGTGGATGTGCCTCCGATTGCTGGAGATCGGCCCGGGCGACGAGGTGATCGTCTCCGACTTCTCCTTCCCGGCCACCGCAAATGTAGTCGAGGATGTCGGTGCCACGCCCGTATTCGCGGATGTCAGCTTGGAAACGTTCAACATGCTGCCCGAAGAGGTGGAACGGAAGATCACGCCCAGGACACGGGCTGTCATATTCGTCGACGCACTGGGAAACCCGTCCGGTATCCATGCGATAAAGGAAATCTGCCGAAATCACGGGATACCGCTGGTCGAGGACGCCGCATGCGCGATCGGCAGCGGCGAGAACGGCGTGCGCTGCGGCAATATCGCCGACCTGACCTGCTTCAGTTTCCACCCCCGCAAGCTCCTGACGACCGGCGAGGGGGGTGCCATCACCACCAATCACGACGGCCAGGCGAAGCGGCTCGAGATCAAGCTGGCCCATGGCGCCGTGGTGGAGAACGGGAAGACCGACTTTGTGGACTATGGGTACAACTTCAGACTGTCCGAATTGCAAGCGGTGATGGGGATAAAACAGCTCGCGAAGCTCGACGCCATCGTCAGAGACCGACACCTGATCCGTGATGCCTATGATCAAGCCCTGGAGCCCCTCGGCTTTCGGGGTCAGCGCACCACGGAGGGGGTCGTGCACAACGTGCAGTCGCTGGTCTTCAGGGTGACAGTTGGTGGCGATCGTGACGAACTGATTGCGAAACTGAAGGACAAGGGAGTTGAGACGACGCTTGGGACCTACTGTCTGAGCGGGACCCGCTATTACCGGAGCAAGTACCGCGATGTCCAGCCCAACGCCATGCGTCTGCAGGAGACCACCATCACGCTGCCTTTTGAGGAGAAACATTCAATTTTATAG